The following coding sequences lie in one Saccharopolyspora hordei genomic window:
- a CDS encoding ABC transporter substrate-binding protein: MRKTRAWLAVLAAALLAVTGCSGGDAEDSLSDVTLVLGDQAGGLRARVEASGAFDDAPYRIRWANFQGAAPLFEAMRSGDVDTATAADAPTVQAIAGGVPARPALATAASPSSTAIVVPPGSPVRTLADLRGKHLVVSTAPGAVSHLTALGALEEAGLTPEDVNLTFSLPTDAQAGFSAGHVDAWATFDPYLAIAEQAGARVIRDGQGINGRNGILSVSATSAADPLKREALADALRRFAVAWRWSDEHPAEYQRVYEDLTSLDPPVAEKVLTRTKQETRPLTDDVVADLQAVADRYLQAGVLREPVDVAAACERDLYRAG; this comes from the coding sequence ATGCGGAAGACCAGAGCATGGCTCGCGGTGCTGGCCGCCGCGCTGCTCGCGGTGACCGGCTGCTCCGGGGGCGACGCCGAGGACTCGCTCTCGGACGTCACCCTCGTGCTCGGCGACCAGGCCGGTGGCCTGCGCGCCCGGGTGGAGGCCTCGGGAGCCTTCGACGACGCGCCCTACCGCATCAGGTGGGCCAACTTCCAAGGCGCCGCACCGCTCTTCGAAGCGATGCGGTCCGGGGACGTGGACACCGCGACCGCGGCCGACGCACCCACCGTGCAGGCCATCGCCGGCGGCGTGCCCGCCCGCCCGGCGCTGGCGACCGCCGCCTCGCCGAGCTCCACGGCGATCGTCGTGCCGCCGGGCTCGCCGGTCCGCACCCTGGCGGACCTGCGCGGCAAGCACCTCGTGGTGTCCACCGCGCCCGGAGCCGTCTCGCACCTGACCGCGCTCGGTGCGCTGGAGGAAGCCGGGCTCACACCGGAGGACGTGAACCTGACCTTCAGCCTGCCCACCGACGCGCAGGCGGGGTTCAGCGCCGGGCACGTCGACGCCTGGGCCACCTTCGACCCGTACCTGGCGATCGCCGAGCAGGCCGGGGCGCGGGTGATCCGCGACGGGCAGGGCATCAACGGTCGCAACGGGATCCTCTCGGTGTCGGCCACCTCGGCGGCCGATCCGCTCAAGCGCGAGGCGCTGGCCGACGCGCTGCGCCGGTTCGCGGTGGCGTGGCGGTGGAGCGACGAGCACCCCGCCGAGTACCAGCGCGTCTACGAGGACCTCACCTCGCTGGACCCGCCGGTGGCCGAGAAGGTGCTGACCCGCACCAAGCAGGAGACGCGGCCGCTGACCGACGACGTCGTCGCCGACCTGCAGGCCGTCGCGGACCGCTACCTCCAGGCGGGCGTGCTGCGCGAACCGGTCGACGTGGCCGCGGCGTGCGAGCGCGACCTGTACCGGGCGGGGTGA
- a CDS encoding LLM class flavin-dependent oxidoreductase, translating into MTVEFIGMIGAQHVSEVHAADGPPVDPVFLREFAQAHESAGFDRVLIGYGSSSPEGTQLAAYAAAHTERLGFLVAHRPGFVAPTLAARTFATADQLTGGRIAVHIITGGNDADQRREGDYLSKEERYARTDEYLDVLRRVWTAEGPVSHEGTHYRFEDYHATVKPAQQPRIPLYFGGSSEAAYRVGGKHADVFALWGEPLAQTAEQIASVRAAAEAAGRTEPPRISVSFRPILGATEEQAWERAHRILDRIEAARGGLASFTGPKTLNPGQEVASVGSQRLLAAAAAGELHDRALWTPTAAATNAAGNSTALVGTPETVAAALLDYVDIGVTTLLIRGYDPYDDAVDYGRELIPLVRQELANRAAA; encoded by the coding sequence ATGACGGTCGAGTTCATCGGGATGATCGGGGCGCAGCACGTCTCCGAGGTCCACGCCGCCGACGGGCCACCGGTCGACCCGGTGTTCCTGCGCGAGTTCGCCCAGGCGCACGAGTCGGCCGGGTTCGACCGCGTGCTCATCGGCTACGGCTCCAGCAGCCCGGAGGGCACGCAGCTGGCCGCCTACGCCGCCGCGCACACCGAACGGCTGGGCTTCCTGGTGGCGCACCGGCCGGGCTTCGTGGCGCCGACCCTGGCCGCCCGCACCTTCGCCACCGCCGACCAGCTCACCGGCGGCCGCATCGCGGTGCACATCATCACCGGAGGCAACGACGCCGACCAGCGGCGCGAGGGCGACTACCTGTCCAAGGAGGAGCGCTACGCGCGCACCGACGAGTACCTGGACGTCCTGCGCCGGGTGTGGACCGCGGAAGGGCCGGTGTCCCACGAGGGGACGCACTACCGGTTCGAGGACTACCACGCGACGGTGAAACCGGCGCAGCAGCCCCGGATCCCGCTGTACTTCGGCGGCTCCTCCGAGGCGGCCTACCGGGTGGGCGGCAAGCACGCCGACGTCTTCGCGCTGTGGGGCGAACCGCTGGCGCAGACCGCCGAGCAGATCGCCTCGGTCCGGGCTGCGGCCGAGGCGGCGGGCCGCACCGAGCCGCCGCGCATCAGCGTGTCCTTCCGGCCGATCCTCGGGGCCACCGAGGAGCAGGCCTGGGAGCGGGCGCACCGCATCCTGGACCGGATCGAGGCGGCCCGCGGTGGCCTCGCCTCGTTCACCGGCCCGAAGACGCTCAACCCCGGCCAGGAGGTGGCCAGCGTCGGGTCGCAGCGGCTGCTCGCCGCCGCGGCGGCCGGAGAGCTGCACGACCGTGCACTGTGGACACCGACGGCGGCCGCGACGAACGCGGCGGGCAACTCCACCGCGCTGGTGGGCACCCCGGAGACCGTCGCGGCGGCACTGCTCGACTACGTCGACATCGGCGTCACGACGCTGCTCATCCGCGGCTACGACCCGTACGACGACGCGGTGGACTACGGGCGCGAGCTGATCCCGCTGGTGCGCCAGGAACTCGCCAACCGCGCAGCGGCCTGA
- a CDS encoding ABC transporter ATP-binding protein: MATGVHGSVVGPAAVRGLSKSFGDRTVLDELDLEIEPGQFVALLGPSGCGKSTLLRILADLDQEVSGDVQVAQRRAVAFQRPRLMPWKRVWRNVVLGLPGRPDKERAVAALEEVGLGHRVDVWPKVLSGGEAQRVSLARALVREPDLLLLDEPFSALDALTRIKAQRLVGELWRRHGCAVLLVTHDVEEALLLADRVLVMRDGRIGYDQVLDLDRPRDVTDPAFVALRAELLSWLGVGEGEGR, from the coding sequence ATGGCGACCGGCGTTCACGGGAGCGTAGTGGGACCGGCCGCGGTGCGCGGCCTCAGCAAGAGCTTCGGCGACCGCACGGTGCTCGACGAGCTCGACCTGGAGATCGAGCCGGGCCAGTTCGTGGCGCTGCTCGGGCCCAGCGGCTGCGGCAAGAGCACGCTGCTGCGCATCCTGGCCGACCTCGACCAGGAGGTCAGCGGGGACGTGCAGGTCGCGCAACGGCGGGCGGTGGCGTTCCAGAGGCCGCGGCTGATGCCGTGGAAGCGCGTGTGGCGCAACGTGGTCCTCGGCCTGCCCGGCCGTCCCGACAAGGAGCGGGCGGTCGCGGCCCTGGAGGAGGTCGGGCTCGGCCACCGGGTCGACGTGTGGCCGAAGGTGCTCTCCGGTGGCGAAGCCCAGCGGGTGTCGCTGGCCCGCGCCCTGGTGCGCGAACCGGACCTGCTGCTGCTCGACGAACCGTTCTCCGCGCTCGACGCGCTCACCCGGATCAAGGCGCAGCGGTTGGTCGGTGAGCTGTGGCGGCGGCACGGCTGCGCGGTCCTGCTCGTCACGCACGACGTCGAGGAGGCCCTGCTGCTGGCCGACCGCGTGCTCGTGATGCGCGACGGGCGGATCGGCTACGACCAGGTGCTCGACCTGGACCGCCCGCGCGACGTGACGGACCCGGCCTTCGTGGCCCTGCGCGCGGAACTGCTGTCCTGGCTCGGTGTCGGGGAAGGGGAGGGGCGATGA